The Malus domestica chromosome 10, GDT2T_hap1 genome contains a region encoding:
- the LOC103435003 gene encoding glycolate oxidase 1-like isoform X1: MVEITNVSEYEAIAKEKLPKMIYDYYASGAEDQWTLKENESAFSRILFRPRILIDVSKIDLRTTVLGFNISMPIMIAPTAMQKMAHPEGEYATARAASAADTIMTLSSWASSSVEEVASTGPGVRFLQLYVHNDRNVVAQLVKRAERAGFKAIALTVDAPRLGRREADIKNRFVLPPNLTLKNFEDLDLGKMDKTNDSGLASYVAGQIDRSLSWKDIQWLQTITKLPILVKGVITAEDARLAVQYGAAGIIVSNHGARQLDYVPATIMALEEVVRAAQGQIPVFLDGGVRRGTDVFKALALGASGVFIGRPVVFSLAADGEAGVRKVLQMLRDEFELTMALSGCRSLKEITRNHIITEWDRPRIAPRL, translated from the exons ATGGTGGAGATAACCAATGTTTCTGAGTATGAAGCCATTGCTAAGGAGAAATTGCCAAAGATGATTTATGACTACTATGCATCTGGTGCAGAGGACCAGTGGACTCTCAAGGAGAATGAAAGCGCATTTTCGCGGATTTT GTTTCGACCTCGTATTCTTATAGATGTAAGCAAGATAGACTTGAGAACAACTGTTTTGGGCTTCAACATTTCGATGCCGATCATGATTGCTCCAACAGCCATGCAGAAGATGGCTCACCCTGAAG GTGAGTATGCAACGGCAAGAGCAGCATCCGCAGCTGACACAATTATG ACACTGTCGTCTTGGGCTAGTTCCAGTGTTGAAGAGGTTGCGTCAACAGGACCTGGCGTTCGCTTTCTCCAACTCTAT GTGCACAATGACAGAAATGTTGTTGCACAGCTTGTAAAAAGAGCTGAGAGGGCCGGTTTCAAGGCAATAGCTCTCACTGTGGACGCTCCGAGGCTTGGGCGCAGGGAGGCAGATATCAAGAACAG ATTTGTTTTGCCGCCAAACTTAACATTGAAGAACTTTGAGGATTTGGATCTCGGAAAGATGGATAAG ACCAATGATTCTGGACTTGCATCGTATGTTGCTGGACAAATTGACCGGTCTCTCAGCTGGAAG GATATACAATGGCTTCAGACAATCACCAAATTACCAATTCTTGTTAAGGGTGTAATTACTGCGGAGGATG CACGACTAGCTGTACAATATGGAGCTGCAGGAATTATCGTCTCCAACCACGGAGCTCGCCAACTCGATTATGTCCCTGCAACTATTATGGCACTGGAAGAG GTCGTTAGAGCGGCACAAGGTCAAATTCCTGTGTTTTTGGATGGTGGAGTAAGGCGAGGAACGGATGTTTTTAAAGCTCTGGCCCTTGGTGCATCGGGCGTATTT ATTGGTAGACCGGTGGTGTTCTCGTTAGCAGCAGATGGTGAGGCTGGTGTAAGGAAAGTTCTTCAAATGCTTCGTGACGAGTTTGAGCTAACCATGGCATTGAGTGGTTGCCGTTCGCTGAAGGAGATCACGCGGAACCACATTATAACTGAATGGGATCGTCCTCGCATTGCACCGAGATTATAA
- the LOC103435003 gene encoding glycolate oxidase 1-like isoform X2 gives MTTMHLVQRTSGLSRRMKAHFRGFCKFRPRILIDVSKIDLRTTVLGFNISMPIMIAPTAMQKMAHPEGEYATARAASAADTIMTLSSWASSSVEEVASTGPGVRFLQLYVHNDRNVVAQLVKRAERAGFKAIALTVDAPRLGRREADIKNRFVLPPNLTLKNFEDLDLGKMDKTNDSGLASYVAGQIDRSLSWKDIQWLQTITKLPILVKGVITAEDARLAVQYGAAGIIVSNHGARQLDYVPATIMALEEVVRAAQGQIPVFLDGGVRRGTDVFKALALGASGVFIGRPVVFSLAADGEAGVRKVLQMLRDEFELTMALSGCRSLKEITRNHIITEWDRPRIAPRL, from the exons ATGACTACTATGCATCTGGTGCAGAGGACCAGTGGACTCTCAAGGAGAATGAAAGCGCATTTTCGCGGATTTTGTAA GTTTCGACCTCGTATTCTTATAGATGTAAGCAAGATAGACTTGAGAACAACTGTTTTGGGCTTCAACATTTCGATGCCGATCATGATTGCTCCAACAGCCATGCAGAAGATGGCTCACCCTGAAG GTGAGTATGCAACGGCAAGAGCAGCATCCGCAGCTGACACAATTATG ACACTGTCGTCTTGGGCTAGTTCCAGTGTTGAAGAGGTTGCGTCAACAGGACCTGGCGTTCGCTTTCTCCAACTCTAT GTGCACAATGACAGAAATGTTGTTGCACAGCTTGTAAAAAGAGCTGAGAGGGCCGGTTTCAAGGCAATAGCTCTCACTGTGGACGCTCCGAGGCTTGGGCGCAGGGAGGCAGATATCAAGAACAG ATTTGTTTTGCCGCCAAACTTAACATTGAAGAACTTTGAGGATTTGGATCTCGGAAAGATGGATAAG ACCAATGATTCTGGACTTGCATCGTATGTTGCTGGACAAATTGACCGGTCTCTCAGCTGGAAG GATATACAATGGCTTCAGACAATCACCAAATTACCAATTCTTGTTAAGGGTGTAATTACTGCGGAGGATG CACGACTAGCTGTACAATATGGAGCTGCAGGAATTATCGTCTCCAACCACGGAGCTCGCCAACTCGATTATGTCCCTGCAACTATTATGGCACTGGAAGAG GTCGTTAGAGCGGCACAAGGTCAAATTCCTGTGTTTTTGGATGGTGGAGTAAGGCGAGGAACGGATGTTTTTAAAGCTCTGGCCCTTGGTGCATCGGGCGTATTT ATTGGTAGACCGGTGGTGTTCTCGTTAGCAGCAGATGGTGAGGCTGGTGTAAGGAAAGTTCTTCAAATGCTTCGTGACGAGTTTGAGCTAACCATGGCATTGAGTGGTTGCCGTTCGCTGAAGGAGATCACGCGGAACCACATTATAACTGAATGGGATCGTCCTCGCATTGCACCGAGATTATAA
- the LOC103435005 gene encoding protein TIFY 5A-like gives MRRNCNLELQLQLHNPSADSSFPNPNETQQQEQHEQQQQQQQQMTIFYNRMMCVRDVTELQARSIIFLANKEMEERVKSPFTPSGSSEPPSPNLMSPLGSPVAGTSLKRSLQRFLQERKHRNQATSPYHR, from the exons ATGAGGAGAAACTGCAATCTGGAGCTTCAGCTTCAGCTTCATAATCCTTCTGCTGATTCCAGCTTCCCTAACCCTAATGAAACCCAGCAACAAGAACAACACgaacaacagcagcagcagcagcagcagatgaCAATTTTTTACAACAGAATGATGTGCGTTCGTGATGTTACAGAGCTTCAG GCCAGATCCATCATTTTTCTTGCAAACAAAGAAATGGAAGAGAGGGTAAAGAGTCCATTTACTCCAAGTGGATCATCAGAACCACCTTCACCAAATTTGATGTCTCCGCTGGGTAGCCCAGTTGCTGGCACGTCTCTGAAGAGATCACTCCAAAGGTTTTTGCAGGAGAGAAAGCATCGGAATCAAGCAACATCTCCATACCATCGCTAG